A DNA window from Patagioenas fasciata isolate bPatFas1 chromosome 1, bPatFas1.hap1, whole genome shotgun sequence contains the following coding sequences:
- the GGA1 gene encoding ADP-ribosylation factor-binding protein GGA1, translating into MEPETLEARINKATNPLNKDLDWDGINAFCEQLNKELEGPPLATRLLAHKIQSPQEWEAIQALTVLESCMKSCGKRFHDEVGKFRFLNELIKVVSPKYLGSRTSEKVKSKILELMYSWTLGLPHEVKISEAYQMLKKQGIVKCDPKLPDDAPFPPPPPRPKNIIFDDEEKSKILARLLKSSHPEDLRAANKLIKEMVQEDQKRMEKISKRVNAIEEVNNNVKLLTEMVTNYSKGETTESNEELMKELYQRCERMRPMLFRLASDTEDNDEALAEILQANDNLTQVINLYKQLVRGEEINGETVAGPLRGSTSALLDLSGLDLPATGPSYPALPTLSGDSAVPVPEQAGSVSLLDDELMSLGLNDPAPHPAQAGDSSGWNSFQSSDSNELSLTPLMATPPVKTDAGTSSPKPSPFTSGLDDLDLLGKTLLQQSLPPESQQVRWEKQQPPPRLTLRDLQNRSSSGTTAHNPSILPVLQSVSPNPALPLTSELPAPAALPKAATTPAGSTAVPPRPPAAAQPQEISLANVTVPLESIKPSSILPVTVYDQHGFRVLFHFAKDALPERPDVLVVVISMLSTAPQPIRNIVFQSAVPKVMKVKLQPPSGTELPAFNPIVHPSAITQVLLLANPQKEKVRLRYKLTFTMGEQTYNEMGDVDQFPPPESWGNL; encoded by the exons ATGGAGCCCGAGACGCTGGAGGCTCGAATCA ACAAAGCGACAAACCCCCTGAACAAGGACCTGGACTGGGATGGTATCAATGCTTTCTGTGAGCAGCTCAATAAGGAGCTGGAGGG TCCTCCGCTTGCTACCCGACTTCTTGCCCACAAGATCCAGTCTCCACAGGAATGGGAAGCTATCCAGGCCCTCACG GTGCTGGAATCCTGCATGAAGAGCTGTGGCAAACGCTTCCACGATGAGGTGGGCAAGTTCCGCTTCCTCAATGAACTCATCAAAGTGGTGTCACCCAAG TATCTTGGCAGCCGGACATCAGAAAAAGTGAAGTCAAAGATCCTGGAGCTGATGTACAGCTGGACATTAGGGCTGCCTCACGAGGTGAAGATCTCGGAAGCCTACCAGATGCTGAAGAAACAAG GGATCGTGAAATGTGACCCAAAACTGCCCGATGATGCTCCTTTTCCACCTCCCCCGCCTCGGCCGAAGAACATCATCTTTGATGATGAAGAGAAATCCAAG ATACTGGCTCGTCTCCTGAAAAGTTCCCATCCTGAGGACCTCCGGGCTGCCAACAAGCTCATCAAGGAGATGGTTCAGGAG GACCAGAAGCGCATGGAGAAGATCTCGAAGAGGGTGAATGCCATCGAGGAGGTAAACAACAATGTGAAGCTGCTGACAGAGATGGTGACAAACTACAGCAAGGGGGAGACAACAGAGAGCAATGAGGAACTAATGAAG GAGCTGTATCAGCGCTGCGAGCGCATGAGGCCCATGCTTTTCCGACTTGCCAGTGACACGGAAGACAATGATGAAGCTCTGG CGGAGATCCTGCAAGCCAATGACAATCTGACACAGGTCATCAATCTCTACAAGCAGCTTGTGCGGGGAGAAGAGATCAATGGGGAGACAGTGGCTGGACCCCTTCGAG GCAGCACCTCAGCACTTCTGGATCTGTCAGGCCTGGATCTTCCAGCAACAGGCCCTTCCTACCCAGCCTTGCCCACCCTTTCAGGTGACTCAGCAGTCCCGGTGCCTGAGCAAGCTGGCTCTGTCTCCTTGCTGGATGATGAACTCATGTCTTTAG GCCTGAATGACCCAGCGCCACATCCTGCCCAGGCTGGTGACAGCAGTGGCTGGAACAGCTTCCAG TCATCAGATAGCAACGAGCTCAGTCTCACCCCTCTCATGGCAACGCCACCAGTCAAAACAGATGCTGGCACATCCTCCCCCAAACCTTCTCCTTTCACCAGTGGCCTGGATGACCTGGATCTCCTGGGCAAGACTCTGCTGCAACAGTCTTTGCCTCCAGAGTCTCAACAAGTGCGATG ggagaagcagcagccaccCCCCCGGCTCACCCTGAGGGATCTCCAGAACAGGAGCAGCTCTGGCACCACAGCACACAATCCCAGCATTCTGCCTGTGCTCCAGAGTGTTTCCCCTAATCCTGCGCTGCCCCTGACCTCAGAGCTGCCTGCCCCTGCTGCACTTCCAAAAGCTGCCACCACACCAGCAGGAAGTACTGCAGTCCCACCACGGCCTCCTGCCGCCGCACAGCCCCAGGAGATCTCACTGGCCAATGTCACTGTGCCTCTGGAGTCAATCAAACCCA GCAGCATCCTCCCTGTGACAGTGTACGATCAGCACGGCTTCCGCGTCCTCTTCCACTTCGCTAAGGATGCTCTGCCCGAGAGGCCTGATGTGCTTGTGGTGGTGATTTCCATGCTGAGCACGGCTCCACAGCCCATCCGCAATATTGTCTTTCAGTCTGCCGTCCCCAAG GTGATGAAGGTGAAGCTACAGCCTCCCTCAGGCACGGAGCTGCCAGCATTCAACCCAATCGTCCACCCTAGTGCCATCACACAAGTCCTGCTGCTCGCAAACCCACAGAAG GAAAAAGTGAGGCTACGATACAAGC